In the bacterium genome, one interval contains:
- the folK gene encoding 2-amino-4-hydroxy-6-hydroxymethyldihydropteridine diphosphokinase codes for MTAFLLLGSNIGDREENIKNALSLIGKIEETSIIRTSKIYETEPWGYKNQPFFLNSATKIETDLSPQNLLLELKNIEKIMGRKKTKRYGPRIIDIDILFYGDLIINEKDLIIPHKELTNRRFALICLKEIAGEFIHPIHKKTIKELLLGFNNERQ; via the coding sequence ATGACAGCATTCCTCCTTTTGGGTTCAAATATTGGTGATAGAGAGGAAAATATTAAAAATGCCTTATCTCTTATTGGTAAAATAGAAGAAACATCCATAATTAGAACATCAAAAATTTACGAAACAGAGCCTTGGGGTTATAAAAATCAACCATTTTTCCTAAATTCTGCCACAAAGATAGAAACAGACCTTTCACCTCAAAATCTTCTTTTAGAACTTAAAAACATTGAAAAAATAATGGGAAGGAAAAAGACAAAAAGATATGGCCCAAGGATAATAGATATTGATATTCTCTTTTATGGAGACCTTATAATCAATGAGAAAGACCTCATTATTCCTCATAAGGAGCTTACAAATAGAAGATTTGCCCTTATCTGCCTTAAAGAAATAGCAGGTGAATTTATTCATCCAATACATAAAAAGACAATTAAAGAGCTTCTTTTAGGGTTTAATAATGAAAGACAATAA
- a CDS encoding GAF domain-containing protein yields the protein MDKRIDALNKISSLMILSAPLDEVLEKVMSLTLEITETDAGSLLLKEGRELIFKVAKGEKAEEVKKYRVRIGEGIVGYVAESKESLIVPDVSKDERFYKKIAEDVNFKTYNIMATPIILDDNLLGVIEVINKLEKEPFTKDDLELLETISHSTALLLSNHRLKEELDYKARALRTLVDVGLVLNACHNIRELLDLSMRMATKAMNAEASSLMLIDEITQELVFEVIEGEKGQKIREIRLAPGEGIAGWVAQSRKPLNIYI from the coding sequence ATGGATAAAAGGATAGATGCATTAAATAAAATAAGCTCCTTAATGATTCTTTCGGCTCCTTTAGATGAGGTCCTTGAAAAGGTAATGAGCCTTACCCTGGAAATAACAGAAACAGATGCAGGCTCTCTTCTTTTAAAAGAAGGAAGGGAGCTTATCTTCAAAGTAGCAAAGGGAGAAAAGGCAGAGGAGGTTAAAAAATACAGGGTTCGTATTGGAGAAGGCATTGTTGGATATGTTGCAGAGTCTAAGGAAAGCCTTATTGTCCCTGATGTAAGCAAAGATGAGAGGTTTTATAAAAAGATAGCGGAGGATGTAAATTTCAAAACATACAACATTATGGCAACGCCCATTATCCTTGACGATAATCTTCTTGGTGTTATTGAGGTTATAAACAAGCTTGAAAAGGAGCCATTTACCAAAGATGACCTTGAGCTTTTAGAGACAATCTCACACTCTACCGCCCTTTTACTTTCCAACCATAGGCTTAAGGAGGAATTAGACTATAAGGCAAGGGCTTTAAGGACATTGGTTGATGTTGGGCTTGTTCTTAATGCCTGTCATAATATAAGGGAATTGCTTGACCTTTCAATGAGAATGGCAACAAAGGCAATGAATGCAGAGGCATCATCCTTAATGCTAATAGATGAAATAACGCAGGAACTTGTCTTTGAAGTAATAGAGGGAGAAAAGGGTCAGAAAATAAGGGAGATAAGGCTTGCACCAGGAGAGGGCATTGCAGGTTGGGTTGCACAAAGCAGAAAGCCATTGAATATATATATATGA
- a CDS encoding SpoIID/LytB domain-containing protein codes for MQIETGFKNLKFKIYNLKFTILFLLLSLSVFPFDIRVCVAKEKNLVVSSSGYYEISSPNGKIIRRYETPLSLEAIGGLIKIEGYEPFYPPIIIEPINSHIIIGKRRYRGNIEINVANGILLAINTIDIEQYLYGLIKMEINPDWPYETLKAQAIIARTFVYRNLGKHRKEGFDLCNSVHCQVYAGMNAEDERAIKAVDETKGELLYYGDELAFCYYHSVCGGKTGDSAYTWEGGKKIPYLSGVICPYCTKAPHYHWRANIKLVDIEKRLNIGKIYSISKYPKNGRLEKVIIKHSKGEYKMVGSQFRRLFGENFIRSTFFDIEQRKDSILLTGRGYGHGVGLCQWGAKRMGELGFSKSEILSFYFPGCEIKTIEEKDDL; via the coding sequence TTGCAAATTGAAACAGGTTTTAAAAATTTAAAATTTAAAATTTACAATTTAAAATTTACAATCCTCTTTCTTCTTCTGTCATTATCTGTCTTTCCCTTTGATATAAGGGTTTGTGTTGCAAAGGAAAAGAATCTTGTTGTTTCTTCTTCTGGATACTATGAAATATCTAGCCCTAATGGAAAAATTATAAGAAGATATGAAACCCCTCTCTCTTTAGAAGCAATTGGAGGTCTTATAAAAATAGAAGGCTATGAGCCTTTTTATCCACCCATTATTATAGAGCCAATAAATTCACATATTATAATTGGAAAAAGAAGGTATAGGGGGAATATAGAAATAAATGTAGCTAATGGTATTCTTCTTGCTATTAACACCATTGACATTGAGCAATACCTTTATGGCCTTATTAAGATGGAAATAAACCCAGACTGGCCATATGAAACATTAAAGGCACAGGCTATTATTGCAAGGACATTTGTCTATAGAAACCTTGGAAAGCATAGGAAAGAAGGCTTTGACCTTTGCAATTCTGTTCATTGCCAGGTCTATGCTGGAATGAATGCTGAGGATGAAAGGGCGATAAAGGCGGTGGATGAGACAAAAGGAGAGCTTCTTTATTATGGAGACGAGCTTGCCTTTTGTTATTACCATTCAGTCTGCGGTGGAAAAACAGGCGATTCTGCCTATACCTGGGAGGGAGGAAAAAAGATTCCATATCTTTCTGGTGTAATCTGCCCATATTGCACAAAAGCCCCACACTACCATTGGAGGGCAAACATTAAATTAGTTGATATTGAAAAAAGGCTTAATATTGGAAAGATATATTCAATAAGCAAATACCCAAAAAATGGGAGGCTAGAAAAGGTAATCATAAAACACTCTAAGGGAGAATATAAAATGGTGGGTTCTCAATTTAGAAGGCTATTTGGAGAAAATTTTATAAGAAGCACATTTTTTGATATAGAACAAAGAAAGGATTCTATTTTACTTACAGGAAGGGGCTATGGACATGGTGTAGGCTTATGCCAATGGGGAGCAAAAAGAATGGGAGAGCTTGGTTTTTCTAAATCTGAAATCCTTTCATTCTATTTCCCAGGATGCGAGATAAAGACAATAGAGGAAAAAGATGATTTGTAA
- a CDS encoding PilT/PilU family type 4a pilus ATPase, translating to MYEISDLLIMCKEKGASDLHLSAGSYPLLRIHGALIPVDNEIYKKDRIHEMIYEILTDERKAQFEEKHEIDFAIELSEIGRFRVNAFCQRRGESAAFRIIPTKIKTLEELGLPPVCTSLSRSKKGLILVTGPTGSGKSTTLASMVDIVNSEREDHILTIEDPIEFVHENKKCLVNQREVGPHTNSFAIALRSALREDPDVILVGEMRDLETIQMALTAAETGHVVFATLHTNSAPQTIDRIVDVFPPHQQQQIRTQLSEALVAVISQTLIQTVDGKGRVVACEIMVATSAIRNLIREGKTHQMPSIIQTGAKDGMQSMDQCLKMLVMKNKITREDAYLRAIDKASFGMAPPTTQARPMEQPQRPAPSPTPGVPPSSSIQRPSINIPGMPPSSSAQRPI from the coding sequence ATGTATGAAATATCTGACCTTTTAATAATGTGCAAGGAGAAGGGAGCATCTGATCTTCATCTATCAGCTGGTTCTTATCCCCTTTTAAGAATTCATGGTGCACTTATCCCTGTAGACAATGAAATTTATAAGAAAGATAGGATTCATGAGATGATATATGAAATTCTAACAGATGAAAGAAAGGCTCAATTTGAAGAAAAACATGAGATAGACTTTGCCATTGAACTATCTGAGATTGGAAGGTTTAGGGTTAATGCATTTTGTCAAAGGAGGGGAGAGAGTGCGGCATTTAGAATTATTCCTACAAAGATAAAAACCCTTGAGGAGCTAGGCCTTCCTCCTGTTTGCACAAGCCTTTCTCGTTCCAAAAAGGGGCTCATCCTTGTTACAGGACCAACAGGCTCTGGAAAATCAACAACTTTGGCATCTATGGTTGATATTGTCAATTCTGAAAGGGAAGACCATATACTAACCATTGAAGACCCAATTGAGTTTGTCCATGAGAATAAAAAATGCCTTGTCAATCAAAGGGAGGTTGGTCCCCATACAAATTCCTTTGCCATTGCCTTAAGGAGTGCATTAAGGGAAGACCCTGATGTTATTCTTGTTGGTGAGATGAGAGACCTAGAAACAATCCAAATGGCATTAACAGCCGCAGAGACAGGACATGTTGTCTTTGCAACATTGCATACAAATTCAGCTCCACAAACAATTGATAGAATTGTTGATGTATTTCCACCACACCAGCAACAGCAAATAAGGACACAGCTTTCAGAGGCTTTGGTTGCTGTTATATCACAAACCCTTATACAAACAGTGGATGGAAAGGGAAGGGTTGTTGCCTGTGAGATTATGGTGGCAACATCTGCCATAAGGAATCTTATAAGGGAAGGAAAGACCCATCAAATGCCATCAATAATCCAGACAGGAGCAAAGGATGGGATGCAATCAATGGACCAATGCCTGAAGATGCTTGTAATGAAAAACAAGATAACAAGGGAGGATGCATACCTTAGGGCAATTGACAAGGCAAGCTTTGGTATGGCGCCTCCTACAACACAGGCAAGACCAATGGAGCAGCCTCAAAGGCCAGCGCCAAGCCCGACTCCTGGTGTGCCCCCATCTTCTTCTATCCAAAGACCATCAATCAATATACCTGGTATGCCCCCATCTTCTTCTGCTCAAAGACCTATCTAA
- a CDS encoding fibronectin type III domain-containing protein: MRFNLLIIGFLIFPLSLFSYEKGRWEKVIEKGGYLKKYKPISKSIPQEQEEDPKTSIKVAPLGILSGWTTIMTEGFEGSFPPYGSLWEVFDNDGSTNGEYYWDDTNYKSYSGGWSAWCAKGGADGLNPAYNSYPNNCKSWMTYGPFSLADATSAKLSFYFWNKSESGYDKLYWMASIDDYNYYGGSISGDGGDTWHYQEFDLTNVPTLGNLCGKSQVWIAFAFESDSSITEKGAFLDDIVLQKYVASSGDAWDPTDNTPSGASLLIPTTTEQSHGPHTLSSSDQYDWYKIYMTSGITYNFNTRGGSGDNYGELYNGPGDSYTRVAYDDDSGGSSQFSFSYQAGSTQYYYLRVRAYSLGSSWSGYLKYSYTGGTPPSAPTNLTATPVSSSQINLSWTDNSNNETGFKLERKTGANGVYSQIATPAANATSYQDTGLSPNTTYYYRIRAYNSYGDSAYCPEANATTKDAWDPTDDTSNGATLLTPTTTNQSQGLHTLSPYDKYDWYKINMTQGLTYYFNTIGGSGDNYGELYNDLAGTNRVAYNDDSGGNYQFSFSYQASSSQPYYLRVRRYSQDSNSATWSGNLNYYYTGGIPPQAPTNLSANPVSSSQINLSWQNNANNETGFKLERSISSSPFVQIATLTANTTSFQDTNLTSNIIYTYQIRAYNNSGNSAYSNPVSSAPYAAGQVQGVILSVDGNSIPSTRPFRDEYLRIGATQFTTDSQGQYSASISGDINSSLQGPYVNAINDQGPSASYGPTRTTSWVWNYPVDLPVPNVNNNFDEVNVFYHVNNVHNWFRSLNVGNFTIMDFQMNTRVHYGNNWPNAGYDWQNNRLLFGHGDAHIGGDTRDTAKASEVIYHEYGHGIVFQLIGFFGGANDQTIALHEAYADYIAYTLTGDSQIGEWVFLNNANRRNLNNNLTRQNYNSNDPHFSSQIFSGGLFRMRNALGQSVADRLVIQSLGILSMVSGPSLPHFSERLHSIIWADQQLYGGVNASTIRNAFSAHNITDIPFAPTNLVATAISPTQINLSWTDNAYNEDAFIIYRKVSGDSYVQIGTVGANAISYPDRGLSSNTTYYYTVYAFNTYGFVPSNEAQGTTPGPPNPPSNLSATPVSSSQINLSWTDNSNNETGFKLERKTGANGVYSQIATPGANATSYQDTGLSPNTTYYYRIRAYNSYGDSNYSNEANATTQGGAQVIYLDNFDDGNISDWERQAGTNLWHIEGNSNHSPPYSVAYNNGINYNTGQTNSGWITSPNINLQGKTGNITLNLWTKWQHESYPYGDYDNMKIEVTNNNGATWNRIFYNDCNEGPSQTNWHEETFNISSIASDKIIRIRFSFNTIDRLYNNFFGWYIDDVKIVYNPSLSFSKFSEVEHIDEPSPPRQLAPKETKILQSFPNPANDKAYFPFELSEDSEVRITIYNILGQKIKELNLGEKSAGYYNTSSGITQAPLWEVKDISSGLYFYKVEIKTKSGKEYTTIKNMVINRR, from the coding sequence ATGAGGTTTAATTTATTGATTATAGGTTTTCTTATTTTTCCCCTTTCTCTTTTCTCTTATGAAAAAGGAAGGTGGGAGAAAGTAATAGAAAAAGGGGGATATTTAAAAAAATATAAGCCTATTTCCAAGTCTATCCCGCAAGAACAAGAAGAAGATCCAAAAACCTCTATTAAAGTAGCCCCCCTTGGCATTCTCTCTGGCTGGACAACAATTATGACAGAGGGTTTTGAAGGGTCATTCCCTCCTTACGGTAGTTTATGGGAGGTCTTTGATAATGATGGCTCTACAAATGGTGAGTATTACTGGGATGACACAAATTACAAGTCCTATTCAGGTGGATGGAGTGCCTGGTGTGCAAAGGGTGGAGCAGATGGGCTTAATCCTGCATATAACAGCTATCCCAATAATTGCAAGTCCTGGATGACCTATGGTCCTTTTAGCCTTGCTGATGCAACTTCTGCAAAGCTTTCTTTTTATTTCTGGAATAAGTCAGAATCAGGATATGATAAGCTTTATTGGATGGCATCCATTGATGATTATAATTATTATGGAGGTAGTATAAGTGGAGATGGGGGTGATACTTGGCATTACCAAGAATTTGACCTGACAAATGTTCCTACATTAGGCAACCTTTGTGGGAAGTCTCAAGTATGGATTGCCTTTGCCTTTGAAAGCGATAGCTCTATAACCGAGAAAGGCGCATTTTTAGACGATATTGTTTTACAGAAATATGTAGCTTCATCAGGAGATGCTTGGGATCCTACTGATAATACACCATCTGGTGCTAGTTTGCTTATTCCTACCACTACAGAACAATCCCATGGGCCTCATACACTTAGTTCTTCTGACCAATATGATTGGTATAAAATCTATATGACCTCTGGAATCACCTATAACTTCAATACCAGGGGTGGCTCGGGTGATAACTATGGCGAGCTTTACAATGGACCAGGGGATAGCTACACAAGGGTAGCCTATGACGATGATTCAGGAGGTAGTTCACAATTCAGCTTTTCTTATCAAGCAGGCTCTACTCAATACTATTATCTAAGGGTAAGGGCATACTCTTTAGGCAGTAGCTGGTCAGGCTATCTTAAGTATTCCTATACAGGTGGAACACCACCCTCTGCCCCAACAAATCTTACCGCTACCCCTGTTTCTTCTTCCCAGATAAACCTATCCTGGACAGACAACTCAAACAATGAAACAGGCTTTAAGCTAGAGAGAAAAACAGGGGCAAATGGTGTCTATTCCCAGATTGCAACCCCTGCTGCAAATGCTACAAGCTATCAAGATACAGGACTTTCTCCAAATACAACATATTATTACAGAATAAGGGCATACAATAGCTATGGCGATTCTGCATATTGCCCTGAAGCCAATGCAACCACAAAGGACGCCTGGGATCCAACCGATGATACATCAAATGGTGCAACCCTTCTTACTCCTACAACAACAAATCAATCTCAGGGTCTACATACGCTCTCTCCCTATGACAAATATGATTGGTATAAGATAAATATGACCCAAGGCCTTACCTATTACTTTAATACCATTGGTGGCTCGGGCGATAACTATGGCGAGCTTTATAATGATCTTGCTGGCACAAATAGGGTAGCCTATAATGATGATAGTGGAGGAAACTATCAATTTAGCTTTTCATATCAAGCCTCCTCAAGCCAGCCCTATTACCTTAGAGTAAGAAGATATTCTCAAGATAGCAATTCTGCAACCTGGTCAGGCAATCTCAATTATTACTATACTGGCGGAATCCCTCCTCAGGCACCCACAAACCTTTCGGCAAATCCGGTTTCTTCTTCCCAAATCAACCTCTCGTGGCAAAATAATGCAAACAATGAAACAGGGTTTAAGCTAGAAAGAAGTATTTCTTCCTCACCTTTTGTCCAAATTGCTACCCTAACGGCAAACACTACATCATTTCAGGATACAAACCTTACCTCAAATATTATCTATACATATCAGATAAGGGCTTACAATAACTCTGGCAATTCTGCTTATTCTAACCCAGTTTCATCCGCACCATATGCAGCAGGTCAGGTTCAAGGGGTAATCCTTTCTGTAGATGGCAATAGTATTCCTTCCACAAGACCTTTTAGGGATGAATATCTTAGAATAGGTGCAACCCAGTTTACCACAGACAGCCAAGGTCAATATTCAGCAAGCATCTCGGGGGATATAAACTCCTCCCTGCAAGGTCCATATGTTAATGCGATAAACGACCAAGGACCTAGTGCATCTTATGGACCAACCAGAACAACAAGCTGGGTATGGAATTATCCGGTTGACTTGCCTGTTCCCAATGTCAACAACAACTTTGATGAGGTAAATGTATTTTATCATGTAAATAATGTGCATAATTGGTTTAGAAGTCTTAATGTGGGAAATTTTACCATTATGGATTTTCAGATGAATACAAGGGTACATTATGGAAATAATTGGCCCAATGCCGGGTATGATTGGCAAAACAATCGGTTACTTTTTGGCCACGGCGATGCCCATATTGGAGGTGACACAAGAGACACTGCCAAAGCTTCTGAGGTAATTTATCATGAATATGGACATGGAATAGTATTTCAGTTAATAGGATTTTTTGGTGGCGCAAATGACCAAACAATTGCTTTACATGAAGCATACGCTGACTATATTGCTTATACCCTTACTGGAGATTCCCAAATTGGAGAATGGGTATTTCTCAATAATGCTAATAGAAGAAATCTAAACAATAATCTGACTCGTCAAAACTATAACAGCAACGATCCCCATTTCTCCTCCCAGATATTTTCAGGTGGGCTTTTTAGAATGAGAAATGCTTTAGGCCAATCTGTAGCTGATAGGTTGGTAATCCAAAGCTTAGGAATACTATCTATGGTTTCAGGTCCAAGCCTTCCCCATTTTTCAGAAAGGCTTCATTCAATTATCTGGGCTGACCAACAACTTTATGGTGGCGTAAATGCTTCTACAATCCGAAATGCCTTTTCTGCTCATAATATTACCGATATCCCATTTGCACCAACAAACCTTGTTGCAACTGCTATTTCTCCTACACAAATAAACTTATCCTGGACAGACAATGCTTATAATGAAGACGCTTTTATAATCTATAGAAAGGTGTCAGGAGATTCTTATGTCCAAATTGGAACAGTAGGAGCTAATGCTATATCATACCCAGACAGGGGACTTTCTTCTAATACTACCTATTATTACACTGTTTATGCATTCAATACTTATGGTTTTGTCCCTTCCAATGAAGCGCAGGGAACAACACCAGGACCTCCAAACCCTCCCTCAAACCTCTCTGCAACTCCTGTTTCTTCTTCCCAGATAAACCTATCCTGGACAGATAACTCAAACAATGAAACAGGCTTTAAGCTAGAGAGAAAAACAGGGGCAAATGGTGTCTATTCCCAGATTGCAACCCCTGGTGCAAATGCTACAAGCTATCAAGATACAGGGCTTTCTCCAAACACAACATATTATTACAGAATAAGGGCATATAACAGCTATGGCGATTCTAATTATTCTAATGAAGCCAATGCAACTACCCAAGGGGGTGCCCAAGTTATTTATTTAGACAACTTTGACGATGGCAATATCTCAGATTGGGAAAGACAGGCAGGAACAAATCTATGGCATATAGAGGGAAACTCAAACCATTCTCCACCCTATAGTGTTGCCTATAATAATGGAATAAATTATAATACGGGTCAAACAAACTCAGGTTGGATTACATCCCCAAATATAAATCTTCAAGGAAAAACAGGAAATATTACATTGAATCTTTGGACAAAATGGCAACATGAATCTTATCCTTATGGAGACTATGACAATATGAAGATTGAAGTAACCAACAACAATGGTGCTACCTGGAATAGAATCTTTTACAATGATTGCAATGAAGGGCCCTCACAAACAAACTGGCATGAAGAAACCTTTAATATCTCATCCATTGCTTCTGATAAAATCATAAGAATAAGATTTTCCTTTAACACCATAGATAGGCTTTACAACAATTTCTTTGGCTGGTATATTGATGATGTAAAGATAGTCTATAACCCATCTTTGTCCTTCTCTAAATTTAGTGAGGTAGAGCATATAGATGAACCTTCACCTCCTCGCCAATTAGCTCCAAAAGAAACAAAGATTCTTCAATCCTTTCCAAACCCAGCAAATGATAAAGCCTATTTCCCATTTGAGCTTTCAGAAGATTCAGAGGTTAGAATAACCATTTATAATATATTAGGTCAGAAAATAAAAGAATTAAATTTAGGAGAAAAATCTGCTGGTTATTATAATACATCCTCGGGAATTACCCAAGCACCATTATGGGAGGTTAAAGATATATCCTCTGGATTGTATTTCTATAAGGTAGAGATAAAAACAAAGAGTGGTAAAGAATATACCACAATAAAGAATATGGTAATAAATAGGAGGTGA
- the tsaD gene encoding tRNA (adenosine(37)-N6)-threonylcarbamoyltransferase complex transferase subunit TsaD, with the protein MFLGIETSCDETSIAVIDENYNLLSCVIFSQDEIHREWGGVFPELASRAHLERIREVFDRAISDANIKISDIKAIGVTYGPGLIGSLLVGLSFAKGLSISLNVPLYGINHLDGHLSLPLIENRNIPLPAIGLIVSGGHTELVYIKDWGIYETLGRTLDDAAGEAFDKVARMLGYSFPGGPIIDEVSKKGKPCIKFPIAKIKKEGFDFSFSGIKTAVFYYLRDNPNCSKEDVACSFQEAAIGALIIKVFEALSHKDAKSIVLGGGVACNTLLREKMEIEGKERKIPIFFPSKRLCTDNGAMIGACLLRKIKNGEPPSCLSISSEPNIILNP; encoded by the coding sequence CCTTGGCATTGAAACATCTTGTGATGAAACAAGCATTGCTGTAATTGATGAGAATTATAACCTTCTCTCCTGCGTTATATTTTCTCAAGATGAAATTCATAGGGAATGGGGAGGGGTTTTTCCAGAGCTTGCCTCCCGAGCACATCTTGAAAGGATAAGAGAGGTATTTGACAGAGCAATTTCCGATGCCAATATTAAAATTAGTGATATTAAGGCAATTGGTGTAACATATGGGCCAGGTCTTATTGGTTCGCTCCTTGTCGGTCTTTCATTTGCAAAGGGATTAAGCATCTCTTTAAATGTTCCATTATATGGAATAAACCATCTTGATGGACATCTCTCCCTTCCTTTGATTGAAAATAGAAATATCCCCCTTCCTGCAATAGGGCTTATCGTTTCAGGTGGTCATACTGAGCTTGTTTATATCAAGGATTGGGGGATATACGAAACATTAGGAAGAACCCTTGATGATGCGGCTGGTGAGGCATTTGATAAGGTAGCAAGGATGCTTGGGTATTCATTTCCTGGAGGACCAATAATAGATGAGGTTTCCAAAAAGGGAAAGCCATGTATAAAATTCCCCATTGCCAAAATAAAGAAAGAGGGGTTTGATTTTAGCTTTTCAGGGATTAAAACCGCTGTTTTTTATTATTTAAGGGATAATCCAAATTGCTCAAAAGAAGATGTTGCTTGTAGCTTTCAAGAGGCTGCAATAGGCGCTTTGATAATTAAGGTTTTTGAGGCTCTCTCTCACAAGGATGCAAAGAGCATTGTCTTGGGCGGTGGTGTTGCCTGTAATACCCTGCTTAGGGAAAAAATGGAAATAGAGGGGAAAGAAAGAAAAATCCCTATATTCTTTCCATCAAAAAGGCTATGCACAGATAATGGTGCAATGATAGGCGCTTGCCTTTTAAGAAAGATTAAAAATGGCGAGCCTCCCTCTTGTCTTTCTATATCTTCTGAGCCAAATATTATTCTAAATCCCTAA
- a CDS encoding GAF domain-containing protein → MDKRIDALNKISSLMVLSAPLDEVLEKVMSLTLEITETDAGSLLLVEGRELIFKVAKGEKAEEVKKYRVRIGEGIVGYVAESKESLIVPDVSKDERFYKKIAEDVNFKTYNIMATPIILDDNLLGVIEVINKLEKEPFTKDDLELLETISHSTALLLSNHRLKEELDYKARALRTLVDVGLVLNACHNIRELLDLSMRMATKAMNAEASSLMLIDEITQELVFEVIEGEKGQKIREIRLAPGEGIAGWVAQNNKPLVIKDVSKDERFASHIDQTSGFKTKSIIAAPLKGKTKTIGVIEAINKIDKPCFDEAEIEFFTLLANQVALAIENARLYSYIFGGEPEKEEKAVKEEAPKRLIGQVLKEFNLITEEHLQKALHLQKYLPVKKKVGEVLVEDLGVLTEDALNCALSHQLDIPYVTLTLTMIDKEAASLLPLDFMRKYFVLPIMKFEQELSVVMADPLDLNCIMEMEKMTNCEIKPSLGTKRNIVDMINGLFGKEET, encoded by the coding sequence ATGGATAAAAGGATAGATGCATTAAATAAAATAAGCTCCTTAATGGTTCTTTCTGCCCCTTTAGATGAGGTCCTTGAAAAGGTAATGAGCCTTACCTTAGAAATAACAGAAACAGATGCAGGTTCTCTCCTTTTAGTAGAAGGAAGAGAGCTTATTTTTAAAGTAGCAAAGGGAGAAAAGGCAGAGGAGGTTAAAAAATACAGGGTTCGTATTGGAGAAGGCATTGTAGGTTATGTTGCAGAGTCTAAGGAAAGCCTTATTGTCCCTGATGTAAGCAAGGATGAGAGGTTTTATAAAAAGATAGCGGAGGATGTAAATTTCAAAACATACAACATTATGGCAACGCCCATTATCCTTGACGATAATCTTCTTGGTGTTATTGAGGTTATAAACAAGCTTGAAAAGGAGCCATTTACCAAAGATGACCTTGAGCTTTTAGAGACAATCTCACACTCTACCGCCCTTTTACTTTCCAACCATAGGCTTAAGGAGGAATTAGACTATAAGGCAAGGGCTTTAAGGACATTGGTTGATGTTGGGCTTGTTCTTAATGCCTGTCATAATATAAGGGAATTGCTTGACCTTTCAATGAGAATGGCAACAAAGGCAATGAATGCAGAGGCATCATCCTTAATGCTAATAGATGAAATAACGCAGGAACTTGTCTTTGAGGTTATAGAGGGAGAAAAGGGTCAGAAAATAAGGGAGATAAGGCTTGCACCAGGAGAGGGCATTGCAGGTTGGGTTGCACAAAATAACAAGCCATTGGTTATAAAAGATGTAAGCAAAGACGAAAGGTTTGCCTCCCACATTGACCAGACAAGTGGATTTAAGACAAAATCCATTATAGCCGCACCTTTAAAGGGAAAGACAAAAACAATTGGGGTAATAGAGGCTATAAATAAAATAGATAAACCCTGCTTTGATGAGGCTGAAATAGAATTTTTTACCCTTCTAGCAAATCAGGTAGCATTAGCAATTGAAAATGCAAGGCTTTATTCATACATATTTGGAGGAGAGCCGGAAAAGGAGGAAAAAGCTGTTAAAGAGGAAGCTCCGAAAAGGTTAATTGGCCAGGTTCTTAAGGAATTTAATCTAATAACAGAAGAACACCTTCAAAAGGCACTCCATCTTCAAAAATACCTTCCGGTAAAGAAAAAGGTTGGAGAGGTATTGGTTGAAGATTTAGGTGTTTTAACAGAGGATGCCCTAAATTGTGCTTTGTCTCATCAATTAGATATCCCATATGTAACCCTTACACTAACAATGATAGACAAAGAGGCTGCAAGTTTGCTTCCCCTTGATTTTATGAGGAAATATTTTGTCCTCCCCATTATGAAATTTGAACAGGAGCTTTCTGTTGTTATGGCAGATCCCCTTGACCTTAATTGTATAATGGAAATGGAAAAGATGACAAATTGTGAAATAAAGCCATCATTAGGCACAAAAAGAAACATCGTTGATATGATTAATGGCTTGTTTGGAAAGGAAGAAACATAG